A genome region from Nocardia sp. NBC_01730 includes the following:
- a CDS encoding LLM class flavin-dependent oxidoreductase translates to MTLEIGIILPTSTPDPAHPILGDVRASAWFAEQIGLDSVWSTDHLVASAPILDSTVVLATAAAATERIRVGYGVMLLALRPVAWAAKQIATLQYVSGNRLVLGVGTGNPAHGDVAWRAAGATFADRGRRTDDALRVLPDLVAGRPTTLPDGTEVTLSPGALMPPVLVAGDAPKARRRAAAYGDGWVAIGLEPREVSASVTELGALADEYGRRPPAVTVVAPSLPTDPARAAEQMTAYADAGAERVVLAPSGPEWRADYEFAAKIKEQL, encoded by the coding sequence ATGACCTTGGAAATCGGCATTATCCTGCCCACCTCGACACCCGATCCCGCGCATCCCATCCTCGGCGACGTGCGGGCAAGCGCCTGGTTCGCCGAGCAGATCGGGCTCGACTCGGTGTGGTCCACCGATCATCTGGTGGCCAGCGCCCCGATCCTGGACAGCACCGTCGTGCTGGCCACCGCCGCCGCGGCGACCGAACGCATCCGCGTCGGCTACGGCGTGATGCTGCTGGCGTTGCGACCGGTGGCCTGGGCGGCCAAACAGATCGCCACACTGCAGTACGTCTCCGGTAATCGCCTCGTCCTCGGCGTCGGCACCGGCAATCCGGCGCACGGCGATGTCGCGTGGCGCGCCGCAGGCGCAACGTTCGCCGACCGCGGGCGGCGCACCGACGACGCGTTGCGAGTGCTGCCCGACCTGGTCGCCGGGCGGCCGACGACCCTGCCCGACGGGACCGAGGTCACGCTGTCGCCGGGCGCACTCATGCCGCCGGTCCTGGTCGCAGGCGACGCACCCAAGGCGCGGCGCCGCGCCGCAGCCTATGGTGACGGCTGGGTCGCCATCGGACTCGAGCCGCGTGAGGTGAGTGCGAGCGTAACCGAATTGGGCGCGCTCGCCGACGAATACGGCCGACGGCCACCAGCCGTCACCGTCGTCGCGCCCTCGCTGCCAACCGATCCCGCCCGAGCGGCCGAACAAATGACTGCCTACGCCGATGCGGGCGCCGAGCGGGTCGTCCTCGCCCCGTCCGGTCCGGAGTGGCGTGCCGACTACGAGTTCGCGGCAAAGATCAAGGAGCAATTGTGA
- a CDS encoding SAM-dependent methyltransferase, with protein MPDTDAQVTSRLPAILDTSVPHDARVYDYWLGGKDNYPADRALGDTIATHVPAIRSMARANRAFLGRAVSHLVGAAGIDQFLDIGTGMPSAGNTHEVAQRLDPAARVVYVDNDPVVLAHARALMASTPQGRTAFAHADLHAPHSILDDPALSTLDLDRPIAIMLVAILMYFRDDDDPHGIIGRLLDAVPSGSYLVITHPTADFDERAMARVTASAEQAGLIFHPRSRVETESLFTGTEIVDPGVVPVAAWRPDSGSAVDPESAWYWAGIGRKP; from the coding sequence ATGCCCGACACCGACGCGCAGGTGACTAGCCGGTTGCCGGCCATACTCGACACGAGCGTCCCGCATGATGCGCGCGTCTACGATTACTGGCTCGGCGGAAAGGACAACTACCCAGCTGATCGCGCGCTCGGCGACACGATCGCCACGCACGTTCCCGCCATTCGCAGCATGGCGCGGGCCAATCGCGCGTTCCTCGGCCGCGCGGTAAGTCATCTGGTGGGCGCGGCGGGTATCGATCAGTTCCTCGACATCGGAACCGGGATGCCGAGCGCGGGCAACACCCACGAGGTGGCCCAGCGGCTCGATCCGGCGGCCCGCGTCGTCTACGTCGACAACGACCCCGTCGTGCTCGCGCACGCGCGCGCCCTGATGGCCAGCACACCGCAGGGCAGGACCGCGTTTGCCCATGCCGACCTGCACGCTCCGCACTCCATCCTGGACGACCCCGCCCTGAGCACCCTCGATCTCGACCGGCCGATTGCGATCATGCTGGTGGCGATCCTGATGTACTTCCGGGACGACGACGATCCGCACGGCATCATCGGTCGACTCTTGGACGCAGTGCCCTCGGGGAGCTATCTGGTGATCACTCATCCCACCGCCGACTTCGACGAGCGCGCCATGGCGAGGGTGACGGCGTCCGCCGAGCAGGCGGGCCTCATCTTCCATCCGCGCAGCCGCGTCGAGACCGAATCTCTTTTCACTGGAACGGAAATCGTTGATCCGGGTGTCGTGCCGGTGGCCGCGTGGCGACCGGACTCCGGCAGCGCCGTCGATCCGGAGTCCGCCTGGTATTGGGCGGGAATCGGCCGCAAACCCTGA
- a CDS encoding methyltransferase domain-containing protein encodes MPSEQSTPGPPLSFHVDAIPPDRTDNVRDDVPIDDPMTALIGILDLQAALPGIRRMRRWGHDALAVGPGEYALDIGTGTGSEVLEFADRVGPDGDAVGVDPNPAMLATARARAEGAGSRARFVEGTAYHLPFPDDSFDAVRCERVYQHLDDPAAATAEIARVLRPGGRVLLVDSDWHTAIAHPGDADVITRLTTTMLATTPNPTSGRRLRGLLTAAGFSIDDIGSEAVIWDPDTVRPLFARMTEHALADDVITEQQRLDLVSGMEVGITTGDYHLSVTMFAVLGHRPPRGRAAAGIGAAMPVT; translated from the coding sequence ATGCCCAGCGAGCAGTCGACACCCGGCCCTCCACTGTCGTTCCATGTGGACGCGATTCCCCCCGATCGCACCGACAACGTGCGAGACGATGTGCCCATCGACGACCCGATGACCGCGCTGATCGGCATCCTCGACCTTCAGGCAGCATTACCGGGCATTCGACGGATGCGCCGCTGGGGACACGACGCCTTGGCAGTCGGGCCGGGGGAATACGCGCTGGACATAGGCACCGGAACAGGTAGCGAGGTCTTGGAATTCGCCGACCGAGTCGGCCCCGACGGCGACGCGGTCGGCGTCGATCCGAATCCCGCGATGCTCGCCACCGCCCGGGCGCGAGCCGAGGGCGCGGGCTCGCGGGCCCGCTTCGTCGAGGGCACCGCCTACCACCTGCCGTTCCCGGACGACTCCTTCGACGCGGTTCGTTGCGAGCGCGTCTACCAGCACCTCGACGACCCGGCCGCTGCCACCGCCGAGATCGCGCGGGTCCTGCGGCCGGGCGGGCGGGTGCTGCTCGTCGACAGCGACTGGCACACCGCGATCGCCCATCCCGGCGACGCCGACGTGATCACCCGCCTGACGACGACGATGCTCGCGACTACCCCGAACCCCACGTCGGGCCGCCGCCTGCGCGGTCTCCTCACGGCCGCCGGGTTCTCGATCGACGACATCGGATCGGAGGCGGTGATCTGGGATCCGGACACCGTTCGCCCCCTGTTCGCGCGGATGACCGAACACGCCCTCGCCGACGATGTGATCACCGAGCAGCAGCGCCTCGACCTGGTCTCTGGAATGGAGGTGGGCATCACCACAGGCGACTACCACCTCTCGGTGACCATGTTCGCGGTGCTCGGCCACCGGCCACCACGCGGTCGAGCGGCCGCCGGAATCGGCGCCGCAATGCCCGTCACGTAG
- a CDS encoding DUF6882 domain-containing protein, whose amino-acid sequence MSESVPLTRLLDDAGLLSLEHRLHLEEVLGAHAWQADLDGRRLEFVGAERSIVCTKVHLLGTADAESWLWGWANPWGYPPALIKAAQTVREFGFRYGVAELCAAELPVHLAGAAPEPHQVAGLLADAAKVVCGRWSSYCGVTNGTCVAFLVEHPAFLLPPPTASGLARVLAYGIGALPLTDHRRAIHSYLTRRGLLTEFLDGYRWLEFSGHGVAGDIEFDASGHVAHFDIQVVMDRIELPSGTMTHSAHSDRAPVT is encoded by the coding sequence GTGTCCGAATCTGTGCCACTGACGAGGCTGCTCGATGACGCGGGGTTGCTGTCGCTCGAGCACCGACTCCACCTCGAAGAAGTGCTGGGCGCACACGCATGGCAAGCCGATCTGGATGGACGCCGACTCGAATTCGTCGGCGCAGAGCGCTCAATCGTGTGCACCAAGGTGCACCTGCTCGGCACGGCCGACGCCGAGTCGTGGTTGTGGGGATGGGCGAATCCATGGGGCTACCCGCCTGCGCTGATCAAGGCCGCGCAGACGGTGCGCGAGTTCGGCTTTCGGTACGGCGTAGCCGAACTGTGCGCAGCAGAACTACCTGTCCACCTCGCGGGCGCGGCACCCGAGCCGCACCAGGTGGCCGGGCTGCTGGCCGATGCCGCCAAGGTCGTCTGTGGGCGTTGGAGTTCCTACTGCGGTGTCACCAACGGCACGTGCGTGGCGTTTCTCGTCGAACATCCGGCGTTCCTGCTACCGCCGCCCACCGCCTCCGGGCTTGCGCGTGTGCTTGCCTACGGCATCGGCGCGCTGCCGCTGACGGACCATCGACGCGCCATCCACAGCTACCTGACCAGGCGGGGCCTGCTCACCGAATTTCTCGACGGCTACCGGTGGCTCGAATTCAGCGGCCACGGCGTCGCGGGCGACATCGAATTCGATGCTTCCGGACATGTCGCACACTTCGATATCCAGGTGGTCATGGATCGGATCGAGCTGCCGTCCGGGACGATGACGCATTCGGCCCACTCGGACCGAGCACCGGTCACCTGA